A stretch of DNA from Brevibacillus ruminantium:
CAAATCGAAGCCGATGCAGACGGGTGTGCAATCCACCAAATTAGCCATTGCCGCCTTTATGGCACCGTATATTTTCGTCGTTTCACCGCAATTGCTGTTGATTGATACCACCTTTATGGAGTCACTTTTGGTGATGATTACCTCTGTACTGGGGATGATTGGCGTCGGTGCAGGGATTATTGGACACTGGATGTCCAAACTGAATCCGCTTGAGCGTCTGTTGGCCGCAACCGGCGGAATTTTGGCCGTAATTCCAGGCCTGCTCACGGACGTCATTGGCCTTGCGCTTCTGGCTGTCATCTTTGCCATCTCCTACTACAAAGGCAAAAAGGTAGAACCTGCAGCTTCTATATAAGAAAGTAAACGATCAGACGGACTTTCTCCTTAACGTTGAAAGTCCGTCTGATGCTTTGTCAGGAGAGGGCTATTCCTTGTTCGAGACGGTCAGCCTCGTCCAGCCCTCCGCTTGTTCTACTTTTCGCTCTTTCATTAATTTGCCCAGCGCTCGCTTGAAAGCAGACTTACTCATGCCGAATTTTTCCCGGACGACGTCAGCCGGTGTATCATCGGTGTAGGGCATTGATCCGCCCCTTCCAGCCAGATAATCCAGCAGTTTGTCGGCATCTTCTCCATACCGTTCTTCCTTGCGTCCCCGCATCGATCCGTTGATCCGTCCGTCTTCACGCACAAAGCTCACCCGGCTGCGAAGCGATTGGCCCAAACGGAGCGGCTCTGTCATCTCTTCCCGATGGATAAACATGACGTGCTCTTCATCTGTGAACAGAAAAGCCCCGTCTTTGATGACCTTGTACACCGTTCCCTCTACCCATTGATTATGCAAGCTGCTCTCGGCCGGCACCGAAATCTTGCTGATCTCTTCCTCTGTCACTGGTTTCGCCAACAGTCGCCCCAGCTTGTCCCGTTTCAACGTGACCAGCAGTCTGTCCCCGGGCTGCGGCCATTCTTCCTTCAGTTTGGGCAGGTCGTCGATGAACAGCAGCAAATCCTTTTCAATGCCGTTGTCCAGAAATACGCCCATCTGCGGCAGACGGTCCACGACCTCCAACCAGCCGTATTCATCTACTCCGACATAGGGCTGATCCATTGTTGCAGCCAGCCGGTTTTCATGATCATGATAGAGAAACACCTCTACCCGATCGCCGCTCTTCAAACGGCCTTCCGCTTCCCGGCGATGCAGGAATACCTCGTCCTCTCCTGCCCGCAAAAAATAGCCGGGTTCGATTTCCCTCTCCACCGTCATGGTCAGCTGCATGCCTGCCTGCAAACCCGAAGGCGGGGTATACGGCTTCTTTTTGTCCCCTGGCTTGATCAGCTTTCCGGTCAAGTCTCGCTGTACGCGTTTTTTTGGCTGTTGTCCCCGTTGGCCCGGTCGGCTCCCCTGATTTCTCTGATAACCTGAATGTCTTTGATTCATTGCTTCTTTCCTCGCTTCCATGCATATGCACCCTTACTATCCCATTTTCTTCTGGAGATTGCCACCATTATTTATGAGAAAAACGGATATGCGCTTTGTGAGCGAAAAAAAGGCAAATCTCGTCCATTTCCACATACATATTGTGTACAAGAGTGTATTCCGTTCGCCTCGTTTTCACACGCGCAAGATCATGGAAAAGATGGGAGCGAAATTGCGATGCTGGTTTTACTGGAACATATTTTTCTGGGAATTGTGCAAGGCTTGACCGAATTTCTGCCGATCTCCAGTACAGGACATCTGGTTCTGTTTCGCAAACTGTTCGGGATGCAGGAAGCCGGGTTGTTGTTTGATACGATGCTGCACTTCGGCACCCTGATTGCTGTCGTGATCGTGTTCTGGTCGGAAATCCGCCATGTTTTGCTCCATCCGACAGGAAAGCTGGCCAGGTTGCTGGTCGTCGGAACGATACCGACAGCCGTCATCGGCCTTGCCTTTGAAGATTATTTTGAGGAAATCTCGCGTACGGGCGTGACTATCGGCTGGGAATTCCTGGCTACAGGAGTAATCCTCTGGGCGGTAGAGTCCATGCGCCGTGGCAAACGTAAATTTGAGCAAATCACCTATACCGATGCGCTGATCGTGGGGACACTCCAAGGTGCTGCCATCCTGCCGGCCATCTCCCGCTCCGGACTGACGATTGCCGGTTCCCTCATGCGCGGTATCGATCGTGCAGATGCTGCCCGGTTCTCGTTTCTTTTGTCCCTGCCCGCCATACTGGGTGCGTCTGCTTTGCAAACGGTCAAGCTGGTTAAAGCGCCACTCCATTCATCGTATGAGCTCATCCCGCTGCTGGTTGGAACCGGTTTTGCAGCGATTTCCGGCTACGTGGCGATTCGCTGGATGCTGAAAATTATCAGCAATGGCTCGATGAAAGGGTTTGCCCTGTACGTCTGGGCTCTTGGACTTTTGATTCTGGGCTTGCAGTTTATGGGGCGCTAGGAGGGACTGAGTGGGTGTTGAGAAATTGGACCGTTAAAAAAGCTGGCACATCACCAGCATGAATTGCTTGCCCTCACCGCGGTTTTACTTGCTCTCTTCCCTGTCTTCATAGCGGCTGGCCACCAGCTTGGCTACGAGCAGTACAATTCCGTAAAACGCTGTCGCCAACAGCGAGGTAGCCAGCCAGGAGCGGGTTCCCAATATCAGATACAGCAAGGCATGTGCTGCAAAAATAACGACCAGCCAAACGAAAACATTTATCCGGTTAATAAAGGAATACAAACTTCGCAAACAAACGACACCTCCAACACGCATCTATACTGTTGTTATTGCCGTTCTGCTGTTGTGTTATCCCCGCGACGGTTCGATTCCTTCATTTTTACCCCGCACCTGAAAATCAGCTTTTTGCAAAATCTCAGCGAGCACCTCCCATGGCGTGTGTGCCACCTGCGCGTACATACTTTGTGTGTGAAGATGATAGGCGTCCGGGAAATCCTCGGCAAGCTGAGAGCGCAGTTTTTTGCCGCTGTCATCCTCATCCGTAAAAATGTAGATTTCGTCTGCTTCTTCTAATTGTTCAGCGAGATGAGCGGCCTTCTCTGCACTGTACGTTCCGTACGTGCAAACGAACAAAACTGGCTCTGCCACGATATGTTGCAGCTTTTCCCTGTCTGTTTTCCCCTCTACAATGATCGCCCGGATCTGGTTCATATCTGTTTCCCTCCGTCATCGTGCCATATCCGTAGTATACCTTACCTGAGCAGGCAAACAGGAGATCGTCGACAAAATCTGGATGTGTAGCAAGTCCGTTCGGATGGAATGGTAACGATAGCAAAACAAGAAAGGAATGAGAACAGGGATGGCCAATTGGAAGAGTGCGAAAAACCTGAACCAAAAGGGACTTGCTGTAACCGGCCTGACGAGCAGTACCGTCGCTGACGATACGCATACGGAAGATAATCAGGGCAGCTCCAAAGCGCATCGCGAACAGAGCCAAAAGAATATTCGCCCTATGTAAAAAGAGAAGCTTGCACTCAGGCTTCTCTTTTTGCTGGCTGCTGTTTTTGCAGCAGCAGCGGCATCAAAATGACAGCACCGATCAGAAACAGGCATCCGCTGATGGAATAGACCGCCGGGAGGGAAAGTCCGCTTTTCAATCCTCCAGCCATAGACATTCCCAACACCATCATCCCCATAAATACCGGAGTGAGCGCTCCCCCTACACGTCCAATATACGGTCCTTCGGTATTTTGCAAAATCATCGTATTGATCCCAATGTGAATCGATGGGAAAAAGAGACCGTTCAATACCTGCAGGGCGAGAGTCAAAATGATACTGGTCGACCAGCCGATTCCGATCGTGCCCATCGTACTGGCCAAGAGGCCCATGGCAAGCAAGGTTTGCGGCCTAACCTTTTTGGCGATCCCCATAATGATTCCCCCGCCGAGCAGCATAGCTGCGCCATTGGCCATTAAAAGCCACTGCAAGAACTCTTTGTCCCTGCCCAAATTTTCAATGGTGACAAACAGCAGCATGGGTTGGATCAAACCGACGGCGAGTCCGGAAGCAGCAAACGTTCCGCCAAGTGTGCGCAGTGTGCGATTGGACGACACATAGCGAAGTCCCTCCATCAGCTCTCGCTTAAAGTTGGGATTCCCCTGGCTATTGTCTTCCGCTGGATCGCGGGGCAACAAGGAGAGGACTGCAGCCGAACCCAAGAACAGCAGGCCTGTCGTCACCAAAGAGACCGTCATCCCATACTGCTGATAAACGTAGGTTCCCAGGATCGGGCCGATCACCATAA
This window harbors:
- a CDS encoding CvfB family protein, giving the protein MNQRHSGYQRNQGSRPGQRGQQPKKRVQRDLTGKLIKPGDKKKPYTPPSGLQAGMQLTMTVEREIEPGYFLRAGEDEVFLHRREAEGRLKSGDRVEVFLYHDHENRLAATMDQPYVGVDEYGWLEVVDRLPQMGVFLDNGIEKDLLLFIDDLPKLKEEWPQPGDRLLVTLKRDKLGRLLAKPVTEEEISKISVPAESSLHNQWVEGTVYKVIKDGAFLFTDEEHVMFIHREEMTEPLRLGQSLRSRVSFVREDGRINGSMRGRKEERYGEDADKLLDYLAGRGGSMPYTDDTPADVVREKFGMSKSAFKRALGKLMKERKVEQAEGWTRLTVSNKE
- a CDS encoding undecaprenyl-diphosphate phosphatase; amino-acid sequence: MLVLLEHIFLGIVQGLTEFLPISSTGHLVLFRKLFGMQEAGLLFDTMLHFGTLIAVVIVFWSEIRHVLLHPTGKLARLLVVGTIPTAVIGLAFEDYFEEISRTGVTIGWEFLATGVILWAVESMRRGKRKFEQITYTDALIVGTLQGAAILPAISRSGLTIAGSLMRGIDRADAARFSFLLSLPAILGASALQTVKLVKAPLHSSYELIPLLVGTGFAAISGYVAIRWMLKIISNGSMKGFALYVWALGLLILGLQFMGR
- a CDS encoding toprim domain-containing protein; translated protein: MNQIRAIIVEGKTDREKLQHIVAEPVLFVCTYGTYSAEKAAHLAEQLEEADEIYIFTDEDDSGKKLRSQLAEDFPDAYHLHTQSMYAQVAHTPWEVLAEILQKADFQVRGKNEGIEPSRG
- a CDS encoding MFS transporter; this translates as MMKNRYVRTIIFSRVFLQLGIWIRNFAILLYVTEMTHNDPLYVSLISVAEFAPIFLFAIIGGTFADRWQPKRTMVSCDLLSALSIFAVSLAVLWGSWHVLLFATLFSAILSQFSQPSAMKMFKRHVQEEKLQGVMAMFQSMMAFFMVIGPILGTYVYQQYGMTVSLVTTGLLFLGSAAVLSLLPRDPAEDNSQGNPNFKRELMEGLRYVSSNRTLRTLGGTFAASGLAVGLIQPMLLFVTIENLGRDKEFLQWLLMANGAAMLLGGGIIMGIAKKVRPQTLLAMGLLASTMGTIGIGWSTSIILTLALQVLNGLFFPSIHIGINTMILQNTEGPYIGRVGGALTPVFMGMMVLGMSMAGGLKSGLSLPAVYSISGCLFLIGAVILMPLLLQKQQPAKREA